From Streptomyces zhihengii, the proteins below share one genomic window:
- a CDS encoding BTAD domain-containing putative transcriptional regulator, with the protein MVRVELLGPVGVRAEDGAPVEVGGVRLRMLLARLALEEGRTVSAGTLVDGLWGGEPPADAANALQALVSRLRRALRGHAAVESASGGYRLPVRPEDVDVHRFEDLAGRGRRELAAGRAGEAAALLTAASGLWRGAALADVLDAPFAGPAATRLDDLRTAVSEDRFDAELRLGRHGEVLADLEAAGAQRPLSERVAGLRMRALSAAGRQSDALAVYEAVRERLGDELGVDPSAELRETHLSLLRGELRTAAERSEAAPSRLPARLTSFVGRDEELRQLAGHLTRARLVTVVGPGGAGKTRLSLEAATRDPAHGRGRVWFVPLAGVSAPDRLADAVLGALSSTDGRLYDAGQGQRATPVERMAALVGSGDALLLLDNCEHLVEAAAELTAALLDRLPELRILATSREALAITGESLCHLGPLGVPTGSPEPAEAAQSPAVRLFVERAAGVRPGFTLDDSTLDAVVEICRRLDGIPLALELAAAKLRSMSVQQIESRLDDRFRLLASGSRTALPRQRTLLALVEWSWDLLDEPERVLARRLSVFPGGATLPALEAVCADPSLPADDIPYLLDALVEKSLVTLAEEAGGPRYRMLETVRAYAARRLAEAESAEAVVRRYAAWFLALAEEHEPRLRTREQLRATAVFDAEHDNLVFALRSVAAAADADEAGAGELAARFDRAMFWYWGIRGMSARLDTYLAQAAGAPDPGPAADAHRPTAGERPPSEGESATAREFHPAALLLRMSRVSFPAGAPDDGDTDPLHSPDPWVRAGAHLARDFALTEQGDLVTGADSRLEALRGFEEVGDRWGLVMSLLPVGRDHSLRGEYPRAIATFERIVALSSELGTEDYLYLSKVRLARERRRSGDLAGAFRDLHAAHRQARERGQLRLEANILVGLANVHRRAGDLAQSDATLDRLEALSARRPSLAETARDLIVSTRIENRLAEGDAERARALLPQAAGSLFGQGAGAALAWVAELLGGLRTLEGAPEEGARSLGMSQVMRGAFDRGEPEWRELIVRLEAALGEEGFERAYAEGAACSREDALRRLETESLRAPRRI; encoded by the coding sequence GTGGTGCGTGTGGAGTTGCTCGGACCGGTCGGGGTGCGCGCCGAGGACGGGGCGCCGGTCGAGGTGGGAGGCGTCCGGCTGCGGATGCTGCTCGCCCGGCTCGCCCTGGAGGAGGGCAGGACGGTGTCCGCCGGCACGCTCGTGGACGGGCTGTGGGGCGGGGAGCCGCCCGCCGACGCGGCCAACGCCCTCCAGGCGCTGGTCTCGCGGCTGCGCAGGGCGCTGCGCGGGCACGCGGCGGTGGAGTCCGCGTCCGGCGGCTACCGCCTCCCGGTGCGGCCCGAGGACGTGGACGTGCACCGCTTCGAGGACCTGGCCGGCCGGGGCAGGCGCGAACTCGCGGCCGGACGGGCCGGCGAGGCAGCGGCGCTGCTCACGGCGGCGTCCGGGCTGTGGCGCGGAGCGGCACTGGCCGACGTCCTCGACGCCCCGTTCGCCGGCCCCGCCGCCACCCGCCTCGACGACCTGCGCACCGCGGTGTCCGAGGACCGCTTCGACGCCGAACTGCGGCTCGGACGGCACGGAGAGGTACTGGCCGACCTCGAAGCGGCGGGTGCGCAGCGGCCGTTGAGCGAACGCGTCGCCGGGCTGCGGATGCGGGCCCTGTCCGCGGCGGGGCGGCAGTCCGACGCGTTGGCGGTGTACGAGGCGGTACGCGAGCGGCTCGGGGACGAGCTGGGCGTCGACCCCTCCGCCGAACTGCGGGAGACCCATCTGTCCCTGCTCCGGGGCGAACTGCGCACGGCCGCCGAGCGGTCCGAGGCCGCCCCGAGCCGTCTCCCCGCCCGGCTGACCAGCTTCGTCGGCCGGGACGAGGAGCTGCGGCAGCTCGCGGGGCATCTGACGCGCGCCCGCCTGGTCACCGTCGTCGGTCCGGGCGGCGCGGGGAAGACCCGGCTCTCCCTCGAGGCGGCCACCCGTGACCCCGCCCACGGCCGCGGCCGGGTCTGGTTCGTACCGCTCGCCGGTGTCAGCGCGCCCGACCGGCTGGCCGACGCCGTGCTCGGCGCCCTCAGCTCCACCGACGGACGCCTCTACGACGCCGGCCAGGGCCAGCGGGCCACCCCGGTCGAGCGCATGGCCGCCCTCGTCGGAAGCGGCGACGCCCTCCTTCTGCTCGACAACTGCGAACACCTCGTCGAGGCCGCGGCGGAGCTCACCGCCGCACTGCTCGACCGCCTCCCGGAGCTGCGGATACTCGCCACCAGCCGTGAGGCCCTCGCCATCACCGGCGAGTCGCTGTGCCACCTCGGTCCGCTCGGCGTGCCGACGGGATCGCCGGAGCCCGCCGAAGCCGCGCAGTCGCCCGCCGTCCGCCTCTTCGTCGAACGCGCCGCCGGAGTACGGCCCGGCTTCACCCTCGACGACTCCACCCTCGACGCCGTGGTCGAGATCTGCCGGCGGCTCGACGGCATCCCGCTCGCCCTCGAACTGGCCGCGGCGAAGCTCCGCTCGATGAGCGTCCAGCAGATCGAGAGCCGGCTCGACGACCGCTTCCGCCTCCTCGCCTCGGGCAGCCGCACCGCCCTGCCCCGCCAGCGCACCCTGCTCGCCCTCGTGGAGTGGAGCTGGGACCTGCTCGACGAACCGGAGCGCGTCCTCGCGCGCAGACTGTCGGTCTTCCCGGGCGGCGCGACCCTTCCCGCGCTGGAGGCGGTCTGCGCGGACCCGTCGCTCCCGGCCGACGACATCCCGTACCTCCTGGACGCCCTGGTCGAGAAGTCGCTGGTCACCCTCGCCGAGGAGGCGGGCGGACCGCGCTACCGGATGCTGGAGACCGTACGCGCCTACGCGGCCAGGCGGCTCGCCGAGGCAGAGTCCGCGGAGGCCGTCGTCCGGCGCTACGCCGCCTGGTTCCTGGCCCTCGCGGAGGAACACGAACCCCGGCTGCGCACCCGTGAACAGCTCCGTGCGACGGCGGTCTTCGACGCCGAACACGACAACCTCGTCTTCGCGCTCCGTTCGGTCGCGGCCGCCGCCGACGCCGACGAGGCCGGCGCCGGGGAGCTGGCGGCACGCTTCGACAGGGCGATGTTCTGGTACTGGGGGATCAGGGGGATGAGCGCCCGGCTCGACACCTACCTGGCCCAGGCGGCCGGGGCGCCGGATCCGGGACCGGCCGCGGACGCCCACCGGCCCACGGCCGGCGAACGGCCCCCGTCCGAGGGCGAGTCCGCGACGGCGCGCGAGTTCCACCCGGCGGCGCTGCTCCTGCGGATGTCCCGGGTCTCCTTCCCCGCGGGAGCCCCGGACGACGGGGACACCGACCCGCTGCACTCGCCCGACCCGTGGGTGCGGGCCGGCGCCCACCTGGCCAGGGACTTCGCCCTCACCGAACAGGGCGACCTGGTCACCGGCGCGGACTCCCGGCTGGAGGCGCTGCGCGGCTTCGAGGAGGTCGGCGACCGCTGGGGCCTGGTGATGAGCCTGCTCCCGGTCGGCCGCGACCACTCCCTGCGCGGCGAGTACCCCCGGGCCATCGCGACCTTCGAACGGATCGTGGCCCTCAGCTCCGAACTCGGCACCGAGGACTACCTCTACCTCAGCAAGGTCAGGCTGGCCCGCGAACGCCGGCGCAGCGGCGACCTGGCGGGCGCCTTCCGCGATCTGCACGCCGCGCACCGCCAGGCCCGCGAGCGGGGCCAGTTGCGCCTGGAGGCCAACATCCTGGTGGGCCTGGCCAATGTGCACCGCAGGGCCGGTGACCTGGCACAGTCCGACGCCACGCTCGACCGGCTCGAAGCACTGAGCGCCCGGCGCCCCTCCCTCGCGGAGACGGCCCGCGACCTGATCGTCAGCACCCGGATCGAGAACCGTCTCGCCGAGGGCGACGCGGAGCGGGCCAGGGCCCTGCTGCCCCAGGCCGCCGGCTCGCTGTTCGGCCAGGGCGCGGGCGCCGCGCTCGCCTGGGTCGCCGAACTGCTGGGCGGACTGCGCACCTTGGAGGGCGCGCCCGAGGAAGGCGCCCGATCGCTCGGCATGAGCCAGGTGATGCGCGGCGCCTTCGACCGGGGCGAGCCCGAGTGGCGCGAGCTGATCGTCCGCCTGGAGGCCGCGCTGGGCGAGGAGGGCTTCGAACGGGCCTACGCGGAGGGGGCCGCCTGCTCCCGCGAGGACGCGCTGCGCCGGCTGGAGACGGAGAGCCTGCGGGCGCCCCGGCGGATCTGA
- a CDS encoding chloride channel protein, whose protein sequence is MTSPPEASALRRTLFSRGYARLLLLSVLLGVPVSLACFFFVGFQHEMQHWVWETLPEAAGYDRAPWWWPLPALTLAGLIAAPIITRTPGAGGHIPAHGLGGPPIGPKQLPGVALCALATLPLGVVLGPEAPLMAVGSALALLSVRIMKATPDPKASLVIATAGSTAAISTILGGPIVASIMVIEAAGLAGAQLVALLLPCLLASATGALVFTGFGDWTGLTIGALSLPTVPPNVSPDAGDFLWGVPAAALIGVVLTAGRGLGLRVLEWTGRRTAVRTVICALAVGGCIAAYALITGRSPAEAALSGQATLGTLAEDPHAWPVSALIALIVCKGVAWGICLGSLRGGPIFPSVLLGAAVGIACAGLPGLGVTPGLALGVAAATAAVTGLPLTAAVLAVLLLGPDAHEQMPLIVVASVTAYLTGQFMTRRSAPAKEG, encoded by the coding sequence GTGACGTCGCCGCCCGAGGCGTCCGCGCTGCGCCGGACCCTGTTCAGCCGCGGCTACGCGCGGCTGCTGCTGCTGTCGGTGCTGCTCGGGGTGCCCGTCTCCCTCGCCTGCTTCTTCTTCGTCGGCTTCCAGCACGAGATGCAGCACTGGGTGTGGGAGACGCTGCCCGAGGCGGCCGGCTACGACCGGGCCCCGTGGTGGTGGCCGCTGCCCGCGCTGACCCTGGCCGGACTGATCGCGGCGCCGATCATCACCCGGACACCGGGAGCGGGCGGGCACATCCCGGCGCACGGCCTCGGCGGGCCGCCGATCGGACCGAAGCAGCTGCCGGGGGTGGCGCTGTGCGCCCTCGCCACGCTTCCGCTCGGTGTCGTCCTGGGGCCCGAGGCACCGCTGATGGCCGTGGGCAGCGCGCTGGCCCTGCTCTCGGTGCGGATCATGAAGGCCACGCCCGATCCGAAGGCGAGCCTGGTGATCGCCACGGCCGGGTCGACGGCCGCCATCTCGACCATCCTCGGCGGACCGATCGTCGCCTCGATCATGGTGATCGAGGCGGCGGGTCTCGCCGGCGCGCAGCTCGTCGCGCTGCTGCTGCCCTGTCTGCTCGCCAGCGCGACCGGGGCGCTGGTCTTCACCGGCTTCGGCGACTGGACCGGACTGACGATCGGCGCGCTCAGCCTGCCGACCGTGCCCCCGAACGTCAGCCCCGACGCCGGTGACTTCCTGTGGGGCGTGCCCGCCGCCGCGCTGATCGGCGTCGTCCTGACCGCCGGGCGCGGCCTGGGCCTGCGGGTGCTGGAGTGGACGGGCCGGCGGACCGCGGTGCGCACGGTGATCTGCGCCCTCGCGGTCGGCGGGTGCATCGCCGCGTACGCCCTGATCACCGGGCGTTCCCCCGCGGAGGCGGCGCTCTCCGGTCAGGCCACGCTCGGCACGCTCGCCGAGGACCCTCACGCCTGGCCGGTGTCCGCGCTGATCGCCCTGATCGTGTGCAAGGGCGTGGCCTGGGGCATCTGTCTCGGCAGTCTCCGCGGCGGCCCGATCTTCCCCTCCGTGCTGCTGGGCGCGGCGGTCGGCATCGCGTGCGCGGGGCTGCCCGGGCTCGGTGTGACGCCCGGCCTGGCGCTCGGTGTCGCTGCCGCCACCGCCGCGGTGACGGGGCTGCCGCTGACGGCCGCGGTGCTGGCGGTCCTGCTGCTCGGCCCGGACGCGCACGAGCAGATGCCGCTGATCGTCGTCGCCTCGGTGACCGCCTATCTGACGGGGCAGTTCATGACGCGGCGGAGCGCGCCGGCGAAGGAGGGGTGA
- a CDS encoding TOBE domain-containing protein: MQSYTIGQAARLLGVSPDTARRWADAGRVATHRDEGGRRLIDGRDLAAFSIEVGQSGAVEEDAPYTTARNAFPGIVTAVKLGDVAAQVEIQAGPHRLVSLLTREAVEELGLEVGMQATARVKSTNVHIDRT; this comes from the coding sequence ATGCAGTCCTACACCATCGGCCAGGCGGCGCGTCTGCTCGGCGTCAGCCCGGACACCGCACGCCGCTGGGCCGATGCCGGACGGGTCGCCACCCATCGCGACGAAGGCGGACGCCGGCTGATCGACGGCCGTGACCTGGCGGCGTTCTCGATCGAGGTCGGGCAGTCCGGCGCCGTCGAGGAGGACGCGCCGTACACCACGGCGCGCAACGCGTTCCCCGGCATCGTCACCGCCGTGAAGCTGGGCGACGTGGCGGCCCAGGTCGAGATCCAGGCCGGGCCCCACCGGCTGGTCTCCCTGCTGACCAGGGAAGCCGTGGAGGAGCTCGGTCTGGAGGTGGGGATGCAGGCGACCGCCCGGGTGAAGTCCACCAACGTGCACATCGACCGGACCTGA
- a CDS encoding ABC transporter permease codes for MKLPRTARPAPGGRPRARTPIVLAVPALLAVVLLLLPLAGVLVRTEWGELGAHLTDPATTEALRLSLVVSFWALGLSLLLGVPLAWLLARVPFPGKAFVRSLVLLPMVLPPTVGGVALLLAFGRRGLLGPWLEDTFGVTLPFHTSGAVLAATFVAMPFLVISLEGALGGLRPRYEETAASLGASPVRVFFTVTLPMVAPGLLAGAALTWARALGEFGATITFAGNLPGTTQTLPLQVYLLLQERPEAATSVSLLLLVIAMAVLVALRGRWTGTPRDRAAGRTPPADTDAGPAEAGGAGPGGPVVDAGSAEGSRGIDEGAAPQDGGWGLRAGLTGFNELTLEAAPGTTIAVVGPNGAGKTTLLRALLGLTRRSHAVLRLGDEDVSALPPHRRGVAWVPQDGALFPHLTALANTAYGLRAHGVPRAEARRSARRWLDRLGVGHLAGRRPAQLSGGQAGRVALARALAARPRLLLLDEPLAALDQTTRARVRHELRTHLATFGGVCLIVTHDPVEAVSLADRVLVLDEGRALQDAPPAEVTRHPRSPWVARMLGRNAWAGTANAHGLDLAGGGTLVAAEPPPAGVSALAIIAPEAVSLHRERPGGSPRNVWPGVVREVTASGSRLRVLVGSEQVPDLVAEITPEAAAELGLADGVAVWTGVKATEVTTVAL; via the coding sequence ATGAAGCTCCCCCGCACAGCCCGGCCCGCCCCCGGTGGGCGGCCGCGGGCGCGGACACCGATCGTCCTCGCGGTCCCCGCGCTGCTCGCCGTCGTCCTGCTGCTGCTCCCCCTCGCCGGTGTGCTCGTCCGGACCGAATGGGGTGAGCTGGGCGCCCATCTGACCGACCCGGCGACCACCGAGGCGCTGCGCCTCTCGCTGGTGGTGTCCTTCTGGGCGCTCGGGCTGTCGCTGCTGCTCGGGGTGCCGCTGGCGTGGCTGCTGGCCCGGGTGCCGTTCCCCGGCAAGGCGTTCGTGCGTTCGCTGGTCCTGCTTCCGATGGTGCTCCCGCCGACGGTCGGCGGGGTGGCGCTCCTGCTGGCGTTCGGCCGGCGGGGGCTGCTCGGGCCGTGGCTGGAGGACACCTTCGGCGTCACACTGCCGTTCCACACCTCGGGGGCGGTGCTGGCGGCCACGTTCGTCGCCATGCCGTTCCTGGTCATCAGCCTGGAGGGCGCGCTCGGCGGACTGCGGCCGCGCTACGAGGAGACCGCCGCCTCGCTGGGGGCTTCCCCGGTGCGGGTGTTCTTCACGGTGACGCTGCCCATGGTGGCGCCGGGGCTGCTCGCGGGGGCCGCGCTGACCTGGGCGCGGGCGCTGGGCGAGTTCGGTGCGACGATCACCTTCGCAGGCAACCTGCCGGGGACGACGCAGACGCTCCCGCTCCAGGTCTACCTGCTGCTCCAGGAGCGGCCGGAGGCGGCGACCTCCGTGTCGCTGCTCCTGCTGGTGATCGCCATGGCCGTGCTGGTCGCCCTGCGCGGCCGCTGGACGGGTACGCCCCGGGACCGGGCGGCCGGCCGGACGCCGCCGGCGGACACCGACGCGGGGCCGGCGGAGGCCGGCGGCGCCGGTCCGGGCGGTCCGGTCGTGGACGCCGGGAGCGCAGAGGGCTCCCGGGGCATCGATGAAGGCGCGGCGCCGCAGGACGGCGGTTGGGGACTGCGGGCCGGGCTCACGGGCTTCAACGAGCTGACCCTGGAGGCCGCGCCGGGCACCACCATCGCCGTCGTCGGCCCCAACGGAGCCGGGAAGACGACCCTGCTGCGCGCCCTGCTCGGACTGACCCGGCGCTCCCACGCGGTGCTGCGCCTCGGAGACGAGGACGTGTCCGCGCTGCCCCCGCACCGGCGGGGCGTGGCCTGGGTGCCGCAGGACGGAGCGCTGTTCCCGCATCTGACGGCACTGGCCAACACCGCCTACGGGCTGCGGGCGCACGGGGTGCCGCGGGCCGAGGCCCGCCGCAGCGCCCGGCGGTGGCTGGACCGGCTCGGCGTCGGGCACCTCGCCGGCCGCAGACCGGCGCAGCTCTCCGGCGGGCAGGCCGGCCGGGTGGCCCTCGCCCGCGCGCTGGCGGCCCGCCCCCGGCTGCTCCTGCTCGACGAACCGCTCGCCGCCCTCGACCAGACCACCCGGGCACGGGTGCGCCATGAACTGCGCACCCATCTGGCCACCTTCGGCGGGGTCTGCCTGATCGTGACCCACGATCCGGTGGAGGCCGTCTCGCTGGCGGACCGGGTGCTGGTGCTCGACGAGGGCCGGGCCCTGCAGGACGCGCCTCCCGCGGAGGTCACCCGGCACCCCCGCTCGCCCTGGGTGGCGCGCATGCTGGGGCGCAACGCGTGGGCCGGCACCGCGAACGCGCACGGGCTCGACCTCGCGGGCGGCGGCACCCTGGTGGCCGCGGAGCCGCCGCCGGCCGGGGTGTCCGCGCTCGCGATCATCGCGCCGGAGGCGGTCTCCCTGCACCGGGAGCGGCCCGGCGGCAGCCCGCGCAACGTCTGGCCGGGGGTCGTCCGCGAGGTGACCGCGTCCGGCAGCAGGCTGCGGGTGCTCGTCGGCTCGGAGCAGGTGCCGGACCTGGTCGCCGAGATCACGCCCGAGGCGGCGGCGGAACTGGGCCTGGCCGACGGCGTCGCGGTGTGGACGGGCGTCAAGGCGACCGAGGTGACGACCGTGGCCCTGTGA
- a CDS encoding TerD family protein — MGVSLSKGGNVSLTKEAPGLTAVVVGLGWDVRTTTGTDFDLDASALLVDANGKVLSDQHFVFFNNLKSPDASVEHTGDNLTGEGEGDDEQIKVNLAGVAPEVDKIVFPVSIHEGESRSQSFGQVRNAFIRVVNQADNNELARYDLSEDASTETAMVFGELYRNGAEWKFRAVGQGYASGLRGIAQDFGVNI, encoded by the coding sequence ATGGGTGTCAGCCTTTCCAAGGGCGGCAATGTCTCGCTCACCAAGGAGGCCCCGGGCCTGACCGCGGTCGTCGTGGGTCTCGGCTGGGACGTACGGACCACGACCGGCACGGACTTCGACCTCGACGCCAGCGCGCTGCTCGTCGACGCCAACGGCAAGGTCCTGAGCGACCAGCACTTCGTCTTCTTCAACAACCTCAAGAGCCCCGACGCCTCCGTCGAGCACACCGGCGACAACCTCACCGGTGAGGGCGAGGGCGACGACGAGCAGATCAAGGTCAACCTCGCCGGCGTGGCCCCCGAGGTCGACAAGATCGTCTTCCCGGTCTCGATCCACGAGGGCGAGAGCCGCAGCCAGTCCTTCGGCCAGGTGCGCAACGCGTTCATCCGCGTCGTCAACCAGGCCGACAACAACGAGCTGGCCCGCTACGACCTCAGCGAGGACGCCTCGACCGAGACCGCCATGGTCTTCGGCGAGCTCTACCGCAACGGCGCCGAGTGGAAGTTCCGTGCCGTCGGCCAGGGTTACGCCTCCGGCCTGCGCGGCATCGCGCAGGACTTCGGCGTCAACATCTGA
- a CDS encoding PucR family transcriptional regulator — protein MATRETPQTYLEGFAEILAEVGRTGRRLTRDEVDGRRALGEQAASSGHGLRSLVIHHLTATRVAWPVTTAPDRVLAAVEQAVDAFAEGYERAQRLAVRKEEAARREFIDDLLHGRSDPVRIVQRAERFGLRLAHAHAVGVAEGVEPYDDTHPVTRTVEAALFARFGDRRILLTTKDDRMICVVPGDQEDVVRYFAKQAYAATGGQAAIGRPHSGPGGVVRSYEEALNALDLAKRIGLDEPVLLAADLLVYPVLARDREAMADLVRNALGPLREARGGAEPLLETLHAYFDSGCVSAQAARRLNLSVRALTYRLDRIYRLTGADPTNPQHRFTLQTAAIGARLLDWPATEL, from the coding sequence ATGGCGACGAGGGAGACACCGCAGACGTATCTCGAGGGCTTCGCGGAGATCCTGGCCGAGGTCGGCAGGACCGGCAGACGGCTCACACGCGACGAGGTGGACGGCCGCCGCGCGCTCGGCGAACAGGCGGCGTCATCCGGCCACGGCCTGCGGTCGCTGGTCATCCACCATCTGACGGCCACTCGGGTCGCCTGGCCGGTCACCACCGCGCCGGACCGGGTGCTGGCCGCCGTGGAGCAGGCCGTGGACGCGTTCGCGGAGGGGTACGAGCGGGCGCAGCGGCTGGCCGTGCGCAAGGAGGAGGCCGCGCGGCGGGAGTTCATCGACGATCTGCTGCACGGGCGTTCCGATCCGGTGCGCATCGTCCAGCGGGCCGAGCGGTTCGGGCTGCGGCTCGCGCACGCCCACGCGGTCGGCGTCGCCGAGGGCGTGGAACCGTACGACGACACCCATCCCGTCACCAGGACGGTCGAGGCGGCGCTCTTCGCCCGCTTCGGCGACCGGCGGATCCTGCTGACGACCAAGGACGACCGGATGATCTGCGTGGTGCCCGGCGACCAGGAGGACGTCGTGCGCTACTTCGCCAAGCAGGCGTACGCGGCGACCGGCGGGCAGGCCGCCATCGGACGGCCGCACTCGGGCCCGGGCGGCGTGGTCCGCTCCTACGAGGAGGCGCTGAACGCGCTCGACCTGGCCAAGCGCATCGGCCTGGACGAGCCCGTGCTCCTCGCCGCCGATCTGCTCGTCTACCCCGTGCTGGCGCGGGACCGCGAGGCCATGGCGGACCTGGTGCGCAACGCTCTCGGGCCGCTGCGGGAGGCGAGAGGCGGGGCGGAGCCCCTGCTGGAGACGCTGCACGCCTACTTCGACTCGGGGTGCGTGTCGGCCCAGGCGGCGCGACGGCTCAACCTGAGCGTGCGCGCGCTGACGTACCGCCTCGACCGCATCTACCGGCTGACCGGCGCCGATCCGACGAATCCGCAGCACCGCTTCACGCTGCAGACGGCCGCCATCGGGGCGCGGCTCCTGGACTGGCCGGCGACGGAGTTGTGA
- a CDS encoding SPFH domain-containing protein: MDAITMGIGVLIAVVLLVIVCLLLVVTRLFRKVEQGKALIVSKMRKVDVTFTGQVVLPVLHKAEIMDISVKTIDITRTGRDGLICRDNIRADIRISFFVRVNKTVEDVIKVAQAIGTARASDKETLQELFNAKFSEALKTVGKQMDFTDLYTKRDELRDRIIQLIGTDLNGYSLEDAAIDYLEQTPLAQLDPSNVLDAQGIRKITELTAVEHVRTNEFQRTEEKEITRQNVDAREAILELERRQADAEIKQRREIDTVRAREEAETARVMEEERLRAQSAFLRTEEQLGVQRENQAREVAVAEKNRERVIAIENERIEKDRMLEVIARERETALTRIAADKEVEAERREIAEVVRERVAVDRTVAEQEESIKRLRAVEEAERERQAVVIAAEAEAQEKLVKDIKAAEAAEQAAVHRAAEEVTLAEARVKAADLDARAKLRLAEGIQAEAAAEGLAAAQVREREADVIEKAGRAEAEAAQARLLAEAEGVRAKGAANAAAIGEKLRAEAAGLTEKAAAMAALDEASRGHEEYRLRLEAEKDIRLAGLDVQRQVAEAQATVLATGLENADINIVGGESVFLDRLVSAVSLGKGVDSFVENSRTAQTLAKPWLDGSARFTDDLTSILGSVSTGDVQNLTVSALLMRLMRSGGAGDGDVSRLLREVERLGLSDMSLAALSGNAAGVEHAPLNGTPSA; the protein is encoded by the coding sequence ATGGACGCCATCACCATGGGCATCGGCGTGCTCATCGCCGTCGTACTGCTCGTCATCGTCTGCCTGCTGCTCGTCGTCACCCGGCTGTTCCGCAAGGTCGAACAGGGCAAGGCCCTGATCGTCTCCAAGATGCGCAAGGTCGACGTCACCTTCACCGGGCAGGTCGTCCTGCCCGTGCTGCACAAGGCCGAGATCATGGACATCTCGGTGAAGACCATCGACATCACCCGCACCGGGCGCGACGGGCTCATCTGCCGCGACAACATCCGGGCCGACATCCGCATCTCGTTCTTCGTGCGCGTCAACAAGACGGTGGAGGACGTCATCAAGGTCGCCCAGGCCATCGGCACGGCACGGGCCAGCGACAAGGAGACGCTGCAGGAGCTGTTCAACGCCAAGTTCTCCGAGGCGCTGAAGACGGTCGGCAAGCAGATGGACTTCACCGATCTCTACACCAAGCGCGACGAGCTGCGGGACCGGATCATCCAGCTCATCGGCACCGACCTCAACGGCTACAGCCTGGAGGACGCGGCGATCGACTACCTGGAGCAGACGCCGCTCGCGCAGCTCGACCCCTCCAACGTCCTGGACGCCCAGGGCATCCGGAAGATCACCGAGCTGACGGCCGTGGAGCACGTGCGCACCAACGAGTTCCAGCGCACGGAGGAGAAGGAGATCACCCGGCAGAACGTCGACGCCCGTGAGGCGATCCTGGAGCTGGAGCGCCGGCAGGCCGACGCCGAGATCAAGCAGCGCCGGGAGATCGACACCGTGCGGGCGCGCGAGGAGGCCGAGACCGCCCGGGTGATGGAGGAGGAGCGGCTGCGCGCGCAGAGCGCCTTCCTGCGCACCGAGGAGCAGTTGGGCGTGCAGCGCGAGAACCAGGCGCGTGAGGTGGCCGTCGCGGAGAAGAACCGCGAGCGGGTCATCGCCATCGAGAACGAGCGCATCGAGAAGGACCGGATGCTGGAGGTCATCGCCCGGGAGCGGGAGACGGCGCTGACCAGGATCGCCGCGGACAAGGAGGTCGAGGCGGAGCGCCGGGAGATCGCCGAGGTCGTCCGGGAGCGGGTCGCGGTGGACCGCACCGTCGCCGAGCAGGAGGAGTCCATCAAGCGGCTGCGCGCGGTGGAGGAGGCCGAGCGCGAGCGGCAGGCCGTCGTCATCGCGGCCGAGGCCGAGGCGCAGGAGAAGCTGGTCAAGGACATCAAGGCGGCGGAGGCCGCCGAGCAGGCGGCCGTCCACCGGGCGGCCGAGGAGGTCACCCTGGCCGAGGCCCGGGTGAAGGCCGCCGATCTCGACGCGCGGGCCAAGCTGCGGCTGGCGGAAGGCATCCAGGCGGAGGCCGCCGCCGAGGGGCTCGCCGCCGCGCAGGTGCGCGAGAGGGAGGCCGACGTCATCGAGAAGGCCGGCCGCGCGGAGGCAGAGGCGGCCCAGGCACGGCTGCTCGCCGAGGCGGAGGGCGTGCGCGCCAAGGGCGCGGCGAACGCCGCGGCGATCGGCGAGAAGCTGCGCGCGGAGGCGGCCGGGCTCACGGAGAAGGCGGCGGCGATGGCCGCGCTGGACGAGGCGTCCCGGGGGCACGAGGAGTACCGGCTGCGGCTGGAGGCGGAGAAGGACATCCGGCTCGCCGGGCTCGACGTCCAGCGCCAGGTCGCCGAGGCGCAGGCGACCGTGCTGGCGACAGGGCTGGAGAACGCGGACATCAACATCGTCGGCGGCGAGTCCGTCTTCCTCGACCGGCTGGTGTCGGCGGTGTCGCTGGGCAAGGGCGTGGACTCCTTCGTCGAGAACTCCCGGACCGCGCAGACGCTCGCCAAGCCGTGGCTGGACGGTTCGGCCCGGTTCACCGACGACCTGACCAGCATCCTCGGCTCGGTGTCGACGGGCGACGTGCAGAATCTGACCGTCTCGGCGCTGCTGATGCGGCTGATGCGGTCGGGCGGCGCGGGCGACGGGGACGTGAGCCGGCTGCTGCGGGAGGTCGAGCGTCTGGGCCTCTCCGACATGTCGCTCGCCGCGCTGTCCGGGAACGCCGCGGGTGTCGAGCACGCCCCCTTGAACGGCACGCCGTCCGCCTGA